Proteins encoded together in one Amblyomma americanum isolate KBUSLIRL-KWMA chromosome 1, ASM5285725v1, whole genome shotgun sequence window:
- the LOC144129159 gene encoding uncharacterized protein LOC144129159, whose product MGPGGKGLFQWLMPSPTEAYPLATRPVDRDIALLSVSFGTLLGLGAFVEHQIVWRWLVKDHLDATFQHEQRSLHVNLHLNLCNACPQQVAEYRLVVPYINVLKGLINLKKIPAMLLGKVMNDYHVKTGSPAAAAPLRWLCSWFLTLGRPHPQAGHPGPLPGVAGCALTAQCPRHPFLLCCSPNLLPHCDCHLQDPQDLGALGLEGLQHWARVHNLAIQSWTTLVKMSINPLITFLPSPHS is encoded by the exons atGGGGCCGGGTGGAAAGGGGCTTTTCCAGTGGTTGATGCCCAGTCCCACTGAGGCCTATCCACTGGCCACCCGCCCTGTCGACAGAGACATCGCCCTGCTCTCTGTCTCGTTTGGCACGCTGCTGGGACTGGGGGCATTTGTCGAGCACCAGATTGTTTGGAGGTGGTTGGTGAAAGACCACCTCGATGCAACCTTCCAGCACGAGCAGCGGTCCCTGCATGTCAACCTCCACCTcaacctctgcaatgcctgcccACAGCAAGTGGCAGAGTACCGGTTGGTGGTGCCATACATCAACGTCCTCAAG GGGCTGATCAACCTGAAGAAGATACCTGCCATGCTGCTGGGCAAGGTGATGAACGACTATCACGTAAAGACAGGTAGTCCTGCGGCAGCTGCCCCACTACGCTGGCTGTGTTCATGGTTCCTCACTCTGGGGCGGCCTCATCCTCAAGCTGGTCATCCGGGACCACTCCCTGGCGTGGCGGGGTGTGCTCTCACAGCGCAGTGCCCACGGCACCCTTTTCTGCTATGCTGCAGTCCGAACCTACTGCCCCACTGTGACTGCCATCTGCAGGACCCTCAAGATCTGG gtgCCTTAGGTTTGGAAGGACTACAGCATTGGGCCAGAGTTCACAATCTCGCAATCCAGAGTTGGACGACGCTTGTAAAAATGTCAATAAACCCACTCATAACCTTCCTCCCATCACCCCACTCTTAA